The genomic segment TATTTTAACGCTTCATGTATTTACGGCAATAACTGAACGATCATTCTCAACTATGAAATTTATTAAGACCTCATTCTGGAATAAGATGAAAGAAGAGTTATTGGCAAATTATATGATTATCTacattgaaaaaaaatttagtgcAAGAATAGATACTGATTCAATAATTGATGAGTTTTATTCGATGAAAAACCGCAGAGCAATAGCTTATATCTAGTTAATGTCACTATTGTTTATCGAGTCATTCAGCGCTAGGTCAAAAATTTTTCTGGCTACGTCCCTTGAGGTCAAACAACAATTAACTTATATTAACCAAGTAATTCGAGTTCCGTCCGCCGTGCCTTAGAAACACCAAGTTAAACTAATCCAGGACGAAAATATCAGGAAAGGAAAGTCTTACGTTACTGTACAAGATTATAAATAAAACAAAGGAAATATCGCTAAACTACAGTGATTTGACGAAAATTGGAATACTTGTTAAAAACTAAAGACTCGAATTGCTAAAGTCGTCACTCTGCCAATTTTTATCAGAATTTGGTTGCCCGCTTTGCATGGTTTGAAACGTGATTAAGTGGTTGCGCCATCGATTCTTTCCAAGGTCTCCACAAATTCTTGCATTGATGGTCTGTTCTTTGGTTCATTCTCGAGACAATCTAGTGAAACCTCAGCTATTTGCAATGCACATCTCGAGGGATATTTTCCTTCCAACCGAGAGTCCATAACATTCTTCAACTTCCTCCTGTCAGTTAGATGTGGCTTGATCCATTCAACCAGTTTTTCTTTCCCGTTTGGACGATTTACGTCAATTGTCCGTAACCCTGTTAGCATCTCTGCTAAGACGACACCGAAACCGTATACATCACTCTTGACGTACAAGTGCCCTGCCCCAGGAACGTAGATCATAGACAAGAAAATAGAAATGCCGTTAATGTGTGTAACCACATTTTGCACTCTTTATTCTGTTGTTTGCTTTCCGGAGCTATTGTGGACGAAATTAGCTCACAAGTATGAAGTAGCGTAGTGATTACCTGTGGCGAGATATTCAGGAGCAGCATAACCGTCGGTCCCCATTACCAGCGTCGTTACATGGGATTTACTTGCTGTTGGACCCATTCTCGCGAGACCGAAATCTGATAACTTGGCGTGGTATGACTGAGAGCAGACGAAAAAGTAAATCAACATCACAAAGATCAGATTATcaaaaaaatttgaacaataGGAATATTTCATTTCTTGCAAGAAAATTCACCACAACAAGAGTGGTTGTCcatgtataaataaatatacaatCCATGTGGCACAGAACAAATGATATAAAGAACAGTAATGAAAGCCtatcataattatatatatcttgAAAACATTAACGAAAAGATATAAATGTTACAAAACAATAGAGCTATAGTGATACGAAGTGTGAAACAGTAGCTTACCCCATCAAGCAATATGTTGGACGCCTTGAAGTCTCTGTAGATTACTTTTCTATCCGAAGCATGCAAGAATGCAAGACCACGAGCTGCTCCGATCAATATCTTAAGCCTAACGTCCCATGGAAGTGGCTGAACAGCGGAACCCCCTAAACCCAAGaatctaaatcatcaaaaatcCATATACAAATTAGCGGTCCTCCAATACAAACCATCGACACACTTACTTCCGAACAGATGGTTCTCTAAGCTCCCTTTTGCCATGAACTCATAGACCAGCAATAGCTCTACGCCCTTCAAACAGTAGCCCAGCAGCTTCACCAGATTGGGATGAGAAAGTCTTCCAAGGAAATTTATCCCGGACTGAAGAATTCATATTGATTAGATTTAATGATCAGAAATCCATAAAACTAAAAAAACACTGGTTAAACTAGGATTGGAAGAGACCTGCCATTCTTGAAATCCCTGGGTGCTTTCCGAATTCAACTTCTTTACAGCAATAACTGTTCTTTCCCCATTTATTCCCATGAGCCATCCCTTGTACACTTTGCCGAATCCACCTTCTCCCAGCAGCGTATCACTTCTGAAATTTCTAGTGGCGGCCTTGAGCTCTGAGAAAGAGAAGACTCTCAAGTTGGGTTGGGATAACATCTGGCCGGCGGCGGAAGCAGGGGAGCTCATATCATGATCGCTCCCGGAAAATATGCTGCTGTTCCCAGTCAAGTAATACATGTGCATCAAGGACCACGTCATCACATTCTTACTCACATGCTTGAGTTCACATGTGTGGATTAATTCTCGAAGAATGTAGAATGTTGGAATGTTTAACCAACTAACAGAATTGATTCTTTTATTTGTTAGTTTGTTACGTATAGATGAATACTAACTCCTTGTATAAATTCCCTTGTAAATGATTGGGTTATGATATACAGAAAAGCATTCCAAAATTCCTTTCGTTTGCTCTGCTCTTTTTGCTTTTCTAttctggtatcagagccaacaaTGGCGGAAGCCACATCTCACACTGAATCCAGTGTATTCACCATTCCTAATCCAAGTCTCAATCCCTCGTTAGTAAACCCAGCAAATCAAATTAATGCTGTGAAATTGAATGATGACAACTTTCTTCTCTGGCAACTACAAATTCTCTCGGGCATTCGAGGATTGGGGCTTGAACATTTGCTTCATGAAGATACGCTCATTCCACCCAGAATGCTTGATGCTGGAGAATCGATTCTCACAGTAAATCCGATGTTTGTCACTTGGAGCAGGCAAGATCAACTTCTGTTTTCCTTTTTATTGGCATCCATGGCAGAATGTGTCCAAAGCCAGATGATTGGCTGTAATACCACGGCAGAACTTTGGTCGCGAGTTACTCGCTTGTTTGCCTCAAGATCGAAGGCTAGAGTAATGCAATTCAAACTCCAGTTGCAAACCCTAAAGAAGGGTGGACAAAGCATGAAAGAATACCTCAGCAAGATGAAGACCTATGTTGATTTGCTTGCGGCATGTGGTCATCCCATCTCTGAAGAAGATCATGTTCTCTATATCCTTGGAGGTGTAGGGATTGAATACGAATCAGTCGTAGTTCATATTACCTCCAGATCTGATTTCTTGTCCTCTGCCGATGCTAGTGCACTACTTCTTGCTCATGAAGGACGGATTGAGTCCTACAGTATCACTACGGACAATCCAATATCTACTGCTGCTGCTCATGTCACTACTTTCTCTCAATCCAAAGGTCGAGAGAATGCCTATGCTCGCACCCCTTCTCGTGGTCGTGGCCGTTTTTTCAGAGGTGGTCGGAAGAACTGGAACCAGGGCAATGCTCGTCCGAAGTGTCAAATTTGTGGGTATTCCAATCACATTGCAGAAAAGTGATTTTATCGATTTGATAAGGACTTTGTCCCGCAGCACAGAACCTCTGGTCCTCCTCAGTCTTCCTACCACACGCGAGATAATAACTTTTCTCCTACTGCTGCAATGGCTGTGAAACAACAAGAAGAGCTCAATGATGAATGGTGGTTCCCTGATTCAGGAGCCTCTCACCATGTCACAAATGATATTGCCAATCTTTCCATTGGATCTGAACACACTGGAGGAGGTAAAGTTTTTATTGGTAATGGATCGGGTTTGCCTATTTCCCATATAGGTTCTTCATCATTTGACTCTCACACTCCCCTTGGTACTCATACATTTAATCTACATAATCTACTTCGAGTTCCTCATATCACTAAAAATCTTATTAGTGTCAGTCGCTTTGCTCATGATAATAATGTTCTCTTTGAGTTTCACCCCTGTTTTTGTGTTGTGAAGGATCTAGCAACACGAACCCCGCTCCTTCGAGGAACTCTGCATAATGGTCTATACAGATTTCACCTTAACAAATCCAATCCAGTCACTACTCCATCCGCAGCTTGCTTCAATCTTCCCTCTGCCTCTCCGCCCAACAGTTCCTCTAATCAAGTGTTCCAGTCACAGTTTATTCCCAAAGAGGATTCATCCTCATTGCGTCGATGGCATTATAGATTAGGCCATCCATCTTTTCTTACTGTAAAGAAAATTCTAACCAGTTGTAATACTTCATTTCTGAATGATAATGTTACTCTTTGCACAGCATGTGAATTGGGCAAGAATCATCGATTACCTTTTCCCACATCTCACACAATATACTCCGAACCACTTCAATTAATTGTTTCTGATGTCTGGGGTCCTGCTCCTAAAATTTCCACCAATGGTTATCGTTATTATGTTAGCTTTGTTGACGCTTATAGTCGTTTCACTTGGATATTCTTTATCAAACAAAAATCAGAAGTCTTCCATGTGTTTCAAACCTTTAAAAGCAATGTTGAGCTTCAGTGCAATACTAAAATTAAATCACTACAAACAGATGGGGGTGGTGAATTTCGAGCCTTAGGTCCTTTGCTCCAAAAGTGGGGTATTAATCATCGTGTTACGTGTCCATACACCTCCCAACAAAATGGGATTGTGGAACGAAAACACCGTCACATTGTTGATATGGGTCTATCCCTCCTTGCCCAAGCTCACATGCCTCTTACTTTTTGGGACGATGCCTTTACAACTTCTGTTTTTCTTATTAATCGATTACCTCCCTCAGCTGCTCTTGGTCATATCCCTCTCACTCGGCTTTTTAACATCAGTCCTGATTACACTTTT from the Primulina eburnea isolate SZY01 chromosome 3, ASM2296580v1, whole genome shotgun sequence genome contains:
- the LOC140826903 gene encoding probable serine/threonine-protein kinase PIX13; translated protein: MSSPASAAGQMLSQPNLRVFSFSELKAATRNFRSDTLLGEGGFGKVYKGWLMGINGERTVIAVKKLNSESTQGFQEWQSGINFLGRLSHPNLVKLLGYCLKGVELLLVYEFMAKGSLENHLFGRGSAVQPLPWDVRLKILIGAARGLAFLHASDRKVIYRDFKASNILLDGSYHAKLSDFGLARMGPTASKSHVTTLVMGTDGYAAPEYLATGHLYVKSDVYGFGVVLAEMLTGLRTIDVNRPNGKEKLVEWIKPHLTDRRKLKNVMDSRLEGKYPSRCALQIAEVSLDCLENEPKNRPSMQEFVETLERIDGATT